A single window of Archangium gephyra DNA harbors:
- a CDS encoding PAS domain-containing sensor histidine kinase, whose amino-acid sequence MPKAPRKTPEGRRGSRSGDERAALLRRLAELEEREAHARHIVQMAGVSIWEEDFSGVQELLLELRRQGVGDVRAWCATHPDFVHEAMGRVRVVSVNDATLRMVGASSQEELLGSVERIFLPESVRVFIEQLVALAEGRPFLQAESVVRTLEGRRLEVLSTFSWDAVVGRADRVLVTLMDIGERKAAERALQESEARFRNMADHAPVMMWMTDPEGGCTYLNRQWYAFTGQTEETGLGFGWLSAVHPEDAAPVKAVFVDANARRAPFQLDYRLRRVDGEYRWAIDAAAPRFGPGGEFLGYIGSVIDITERRRREELQRFLAEAGTALASSLEYGTTLSTLARLAVPTLADWCMVDLLEEDGSVRRVEVVSADPSEALLAEQLRRFPARPDGNPHHPPSLVILQGRPVLLPELPTGRFSTLAHDEEHARTIAATRPVSLMSVPLLARGRTLGALTFFTTARSGRRYGAVELEAAEDLGRRAALAVDNARLYRDAQRAVRLRDEFLSIASHELKTPLTPLVLKLRVLARELEARCEPVLSRRLLGHLEVSRRQVKRLSELVDGLLDVSHLSAGRLRIEREVVDLSALVREVAARFQEESERSGSPLRMEADGPVVGQWDRQRLEQAVSNLLSNALKYGGGHPVSIRVEDIGEWARLVVRDEGIGIEPDVLPRIFHKFERGVSERHYGGLGLGLYVTQQVLQAMGGTISAESTPGHGATFTVDLPLAPAPEAL is encoded by the coding sequence CGCGAGGCCCATGCCCGCCACATCGTCCAGATGGCGGGAGTCTCCATCTGGGAGGAGGACTTCTCGGGGGTGCAGGAGCTGCTGCTCGAGCTGCGGCGCCAGGGGGTGGGGGACGTGCGGGCCTGGTGCGCCACCCATCCGGACTTCGTCCACGAGGCGATGGGGCGGGTGCGCGTGGTGAGCGTCAACGACGCCACGCTGCGGATGGTGGGCGCCTCCAGCCAGGAGGAGCTGCTTGGCTCGGTGGAGCGCATCTTCCTGCCGGAATCGGTGAGGGTCTTCATCGAGCAGCTGGTCGCGCTGGCCGAGGGCCGGCCCTTCCTCCAGGCGGAGTCGGTGGTGCGGACGCTGGAGGGGCGGCGCCTGGAGGTGCTCTCCACCTTCAGCTGGGATGCGGTGGTGGGGCGGGCGGACCGGGTGCTGGTGACGCTGATGGACATCGGCGAGCGCAAGGCCGCCGAGCGGGCCCTCCAGGAGAGCGAGGCGCGCTTTCGCAACATGGCGGACCACGCGCCGGTGATGATGTGGATGACGGATCCGGAGGGGGGGTGCACCTACCTCAACCGGCAGTGGTACGCGTTCACCGGCCAGACGGAGGAGACGGGGCTGGGCTTCGGCTGGCTGAGCGCCGTCCACCCCGAGGACGCCGCGCCGGTGAAGGCCGTCTTCGTGGACGCGAATGCGCGGCGGGCGCCCTTCCAGCTGGACTACCGGCTGCGCCGCGTGGACGGCGAGTACCGCTGGGCCATCGACGCGGCGGCTCCCCGCTTCGGGCCGGGCGGGGAGTTTCTCGGCTATATCGGCTCGGTCATCGACATCACCGAGCGGCGCCGGCGCGAGGAGCTCCAGCGCTTCCTGGCGGAGGCGGGGACGGCGCTGGCCTCCTCGCTGGAGTACGGCACGACGCTCTCCACCCTGGCGCGGCTGGCCGTCCCCACGCTGGCCGACTGGTGCATGGTGGATCTGCTGGAGGAGGACGGCTCGGTGCGCCGGGTGGAGGTGGTGTCGGCGGATCCCTCCGAGGCGCTCCTGGCCGAGCAGCTGCGCCGCTTTCCGGCCCGGCCGGATGGCAACCCCCACCATCCGCCCTCCCTGGTGATCCTCCAGGGGCGGCCGGTGCTGCTGCCGGAGCTGCCCACCGGGCGATTCTCCACCCTCGCGCACGACGAGGAGCACGCCCGGACGATCGCGGCTACCCGTCCCGTGTCCTTGATGTCCGTGCCGCTGCTGGCCCGTGGGCGCACCCTGGGCGCGCTCACCTTCTTCACCACCGCGCGCTCCGGCCGGCGCTACGGCGCGGTGGAGCTCGAGGCCGCGGAGGACCTCGGCCGGCGCGCCGCGCTCGCGGTGGACAACGCCCGGCTCTACCGGGATGCGCAGCGCGCGGTGCGGCTGCGTGACGAGTTCCTCTCCATCGCCAGCCACGAGCTGAAGACGCCGCTGACGCCCCTGGTGCTCAAGCTGCGGGTGCTCGCGCGGGAGCTCGAGGCCCGGTGCGAGCCGGTGCTGTCGCGGCGGCTGCTCGGGCACCTGGAGGTGAGCCGCCGCCAGGTGAAGCGGCTGTCGGAGCTGGTGGACGGACTGCTGGACGTGTCGCACCTGAGCGCGGGACGGCTGCGCATCGAGCGCGAGGTGGTGGACCTGTCCGCGCTGGTGCGGGAGGTGGCCGCGCGCTTCCAGGAGGAGTCGGAGCGGAGCGGGAGCCCGTTGCGGATGGAGGCGGACGGACCGGTGGTGGGGCAGTGGGACCGGCAGCGGCTCGAACAGGCGGTGTCCAACCTGCTCTCCAACGCCCTCAAGTACGGGGGAGGCCATCCCGTGTCCATCCGCGTCGAGGACATCGGGGAATGGGCCCGGCTGGTGGTGCGGGACGAGGGCATCGGCATCGAGCCGGACGTGCTGCCCCGCATCTTCCACAAGTTCGAGCGGGGCGTGTCGGAGCGGCACTACGGCGGGCTGGGGCTGGGGCTGTACGTGACGCAGCAGGTGCTCCAGGCCATGGGAGGCACCATCTCCGCCGAGAGCACTCCCGGCCACGGGGCCACCTTCACGGTGGATCTCCCCCTGGCTCCGGCACCCGAAGCCCTCTGA
- a CDS encoding NrsF family protein, producing MSPECSRVLDALGQSLPPELAAHVASCAECRELVEGFGALEDVGAPVAAMPAPAMERVRTRTQEELAAHPKPTPWWREVLVLVGAYVGLTALGALALTPLGLMLNSAPPGVVAGLAVLLLLAMVGGAVVALAPVRRVAWGLLGTCTAVVALSVVLGGSGLAVKSFLAGAIGCMRTHMLLSALPLLAALVMLRRSAYHPARAVAAGLSAGAVGLLLLHVHCPDGSATHLAASHVGPWLLLGGLALLVRSRLPTSNHAP from the coding sequence ATGAGTCCCGAGTGCTCGCGCGTGCTGGACGCCCTGGGCCAGTCCCTGCCGCCGGAGCTGGCCGCGCACGTGGCCTCGTGCGCGGAGTGCCGCGAGCTGGTGGAGGGCTTTGGCGCGCTGGAGGACGTGGGCGCCCCCGTCGCGGCGATGCCGGCCCCCGCGATGGAGCGGGTGAGGACCCGGACCCAGGAGGAGCTGGCGGCCCACCCGAAGCCGACGCCCTGGTGGCGCGAGGTGCTGGTGCTGGTGGGCGCGTACGTGGGCCTGACGGCGCTCGGGGCCCTGGCGCTCACGCCGCTGGGGTTGATGCTGAACTCGGCGCCGCCCGGGGTGGTGGCGGGGCTGGCCGTGCTCCTGCTGCTGGCGATGGTGGGCGGCGCGGTGGTGGCGCTGGCCCCCGTGCGGCGGGTGGCCTGGGGCCTCCTGGGCACGTGCACGGCCGTGGTGGCGCTGTCCGTGGTGCTGGGAGGCTCGGGGCTGGCGGTGAAGAGCTTCCTCGCGGGCGCCATCGGCTGCATGCGCACGCACATGCTGCTGTCGGCCCTGCCCCTGCTGGCGGCGCTGGTGATGCTGCGGCGCTCGGCGTACCACCCGGCGCGGGCGGTGGCCGCGGGGCTCTCCGCGGGCGCCGTGGGCCTGCTGCTGCTCCACGTGCACTGCCCGGACGGGAGCGCCACGCACCTCGCGGCCTCGCACGTGGGCCCCTGGCTGCTGCTGGGTGGGCTGGCCCTGCTGGTGCGCTCCCGGCTGCCCACCTCCAACCACGCGCCCTGA
- a CDS encoding peroxiredoxin gives MLKAGDVAPDFTVRDHTGRTHRLSDYQGKTVVLWFYPKADTPGUTAQGCGFRDQSRQYEEKNAVILGVSFDTPEENKAFAEKFSFNFPLLCDTDRRMGLAYGACDDASAPNARRVGVLIGPDGRVMAWYPKVDARAFPSQALQQL, from the coding sequence ATGCTGAAGGCAGGAGACGTGGCACCGGACTTCACGGTGCGCGATCACACCGGCAGGACGCACCGGCTGTCGGACTACCAGGGGAAGACGGTGGTGCTGTGGTTCTACCCCAAGGCGGACACCCCGGGTTGAACGGCCCAGGGTTGCGGGTTCCGCGACCAGAGCAGGCAGTACGAGGAGAAGAACGCGGTCATCCTGGGAGTCAGCTTCGACACGCCGGAGGAGAACAAGGCATTCGCGGAGAAGTTCAGCTTCAACTTTCCCCTGTTGTGCGACACGGACAGGAGGATGGGGCTCGCCTACGGGGCCTGTGACGACGCGAGCGCGCCCAATGCGCGGCGGGTGGGCGTCCTCATCGGGCCGGACGGGCGGGTGATGGCCTGGTATCCGAAGGTGGATGCCCGGGCGTTCCCGTCGCAGGCCCTGCAGCAACTCTAG
- a CDS encoding chloride channel protein, whose translation MKDEPPPTRVSLREALRRFIHACLQASNRIHLPGPSVLPVAGAIVGLYSGLAAGIFVNLIGLVSGITFSSAWLGEALRRPGSRALVSGWETLRTTNWHLELAIIGLPLALGALLLVRIIEPGGPRDEVKRRLRLLALLVLGALALYYPLVALTALNRVFGQAHEVTEILPHLPWWVFLLAPPLGGAVVGRLLRDYPNTHGHGVPEVVRAVKGNQELPGQFGLLKLVASAITIGSGGSAGREGPIVYGGAAFASTVGRTLGFSRRELAILLACGAGAGISASFNAPIAGAVFAMEIILREFELRVFSPIILASVAGSLVSRGTMDAAPMLNRLDYQLVSSFEVVFYGGLGLICGLLAYAFVRLMHHAEDFFAGRMKGERLSVWLGQRSLPLRAACGGLCAGVLALLSPTVWGSGHAYINLAAIGQLSFLFLVTACAAKLVATALTLGSGGSGGTFFPSAVMGAMAGGAFGTLVHYVFPASTGPSGAYAIVGMGGAVAALTRGPLTGMMMLYELSGNHAIILPLMVTCTIASALCHYLSERKAPKPQTDAELLSTTPVRVLMRELVPVPADMHLRPLMDQVLTTESGTLPVLDGNGQLYGIVQVDQFRDIWRDEELHGMLVASDLARKVPLLTPDTNLAHALVLMDQEDVDALPVQATAEGQRCGLLTRSLVRRFLSSHHARQHALGEHLVAPTEAAN comes from the coding sequence ATGAAGGACGAGCCTCCCCCCACCCGCGTCTCGCTTCGCGAGGCCCTGCGGCGCTTCATCCACGCGTGCCTGCAAGCCTCCAATCGGATCCACCTGCCGGGCCCCTCGGTGCTGCCGGTGGCGGGGGCCATCGTGGGCCTCTACAGCGGTCTGGCCGCGGGCATCTTCGTCAACCTGATCGGCCTGGTGAGCGGCATCACCTTCAGCAGCGCGTGGCTCGGCGAGGCCCTGCGCCGTCCCGGCTCGCGTGCGCTCGTGTCGGGGTGGGAGACGTTGCGCACCACCAACTGGCACCTGGAGCTCGCCATCATCGGCCTGCCGCTGGCGCTCGGGGCGCTGCTGCTGGTGCGCATCATTGAGCCCGGAGGCCCGCGTGACGAGGTGAAGCGCCGGCTGCGCCTGCTGGCCCTGCTGGTGCTGGGCGCGCTCGCCCTCTACTACCCGCTGGTGGCGCTCACCGCGCTCAACCGCGTCTTCGGCCAGGCCCACGAGGTGACGGAGATCCTCCCGCACCTGCCCTGGTGGGTCTTCCTGCTGGCGCCGCCCCTGGGTGGAGCGGTGGTGGGGAGGCTGCTGCGCGACTACCCCAACACCCACGGCCACGGGGTGCCCGAGGTGGTGCGCGCGGTGAAGGGCAACCAGGAGCTGCCCGGACAGTTCGGCCTGCTCAAGCTGGTGGCCAGCGCCATCACCATCGGCAGCGGAGGCTCGGCCGGACGCGAGGGCCCCATCGTCTACGGAGGCGCCGCCTTCGCCTCCACCGTGGGCCGCACGCTGGGCTTCTCCCGCCGGGAGCTGGCCATCCTGCTGGCCTGCGGCGCCGGGGCCGGCATCTCCGCCTCCTTCAACGCCCCCATCGCCGGCGCCGTCTTCGCGATGGAGATCATCCTGCGCGAGTTCGAGCTGCGCGTCTTCTCGCCCATCATCCTCGCCAGCGTGGCGGGCTCGCTGGTGAGCCGCGGCACCATGGACGCGGCGCCCATGCTCAACCGGCTCGACTACCAGCTGGTGAGCAGCTTCGAGGTCGTCTTCTACGGAGGACTGGGGCTCATCTGCGGGCTGCTCGCCTACGCCTTCGTGCGGCTGATGCACCACGCGGAGGACTTCTTCGCCGGGCGGATGAAGGGCGAGCGGCTGTCGGTGTGGCTCGGCCAGCGCTCCCTGCCGCTGCGCGCGGCGTGCGGCGGGCTGTGCGCGGGCGTGCTCGCCCTCCTGAGCCCCACCGTGTGGGGCAGCGGACACGCGTACATCAACCTCGCGGCCATCGGGCAGCTCAGCTTCCTCTTCCTCGTCACCGCGTGCGCGGCGAAGCTGGTGGCCACCGCGCTCACGCTGGGCTCGGGCGGCTCGGGAGGCACGTTCTTCCCCTCGGCGGTGATGGGGGCCATGGCCGGCGGCGCCTTCGGCACGCTGGTGCACTACGTCTTCCCCGCCAGCACCGGGCCCAGTGGCGCCTACGCGATCGTCGGCATGGGCGGCGCCGTGGCCGCGCTCACCCGCGGGCCCCTCACGGGGATGATGATGCTCTACGAGCTGAGCGGGAACCACGCCATCATCCTGCCGCTCATGGTGACGTGCACCATCGCCTCCGCGCTCTGCCACTACCTCTCCGAGCGCAAGGCGCCCAAGCCGCAGACGGACGCGGAGCTGCTGTCCACCACCCCCGTGCGCGTGCTGATGCGCGAGCTGGTCCCCGTGCCCGCCGACATGCACCTGCGCCCCCTCATGGACCAGGTGCTCACCACCGAGAGCGGCACCCTGCCCGTGCTCGATGGGAACGGGCAGCTCTACGGCATCGTCCAGGTGGACCAGTTCCGCGACATCTGGCGCGACGAGGAGCTGCACGGAATGCTCGTCGCCAGCGACCTGGCCCGCAAGGTGCCCCTGCTCACCCCCGACACCAACCTGGCCCACGCGCTCGTGCTGATGGACCAGGAGGACGTGGACGCGCTGCCCGTCCAGGCCACGGCGGAGGGCCAGCGGTGCGGACTGCTCACGCGCTCGCTGGTGCGCCGCTTCCTCTCCTCGCACCACGCCCGCCAGCACGCCCTCGGGGAGCACCTGGTGGCGCCCACCGAGGCCGCGAACTGA
- a CDS encoding site-2 protease family protein, whose product MLRFRLGAIPVEVHLSHLLFSSLLGVLMVLMVREAPAAPHLDFWPYNPLVREPRSPEATRTALLIVLSWMLIVFVSALGHEAGHALMLRAFGYRPSISLLWLGGSTRPNSPTPIPWHQRVMIAAAGPLCGFILALAALGLQRYGLPEDALSARVLITWFCVANIFWALFNLLPVPTLDGGTIVSTLATRFFGQRGFIGAQLLALVLCLAVMAFAFAVEPPIPLLAVLFGMYGLHALRLVLAVLRGDLKVSSGVVPPPLQLELQQAQAALAGGRLDEARQHGRAILDSEACTPDLASRAHHLLGWAALKNGQGRAALDHFSQVRRRPVETQALAAAFSLVGDELRALALWEMAWHETHDRTVLHEYAGSLIRSERGQKALRLPGVEPEAAFLCAQRPLFLRGAYSEAAAICEAGLAHAASSRLAYDAACAHARARHLNDAMRLLRRATELGFHDGPYAASDEDLAPLHGHPDFEQWVGDLQKSASA is encoded by the coding sequence ATGTTGCGCTTCCGGCTCGGGGCCATCCCCGTCGAGGTCCACCTCTCGCACCTGCTCTTCTCGTCCCTGCTGGGCGTGCTGATGGTGCTGATGGTGCGGGAGGCGCCGGCGGCGCCGCACCTGGACTTCTGGCCCTACAACCCGCTCGTCCGGGAGCCCAGGAGCCCCGAGGCCACGCGGACGGCCCTGCTCATCGTCCTCTCGTGGATGCTCATCGTCTTCGTGTCGGCGCTCGGCCACGAGGCGGGCCATGCGCTGATGCTCCGGGCCTTCGGCTACCGGCCGAGCATCTCGCTGCTCTGGCTGGGCGGCTCCACCCGGCCCAACTCCCCCACCCCCATCCCCTGGCACCAGCGGGTGATGATCGCCGCCGCGGGGCCCCTGTGCGGCTTCATCCTGGCCCTGGCGGCGCTGGGGCTCCAGCGCTACGGGCTGCCGGAAGACGCGCTGTCCGCGCGCGTGCTCATCACCTGGTTCTGCGTGGCCAACATCTTCTGGGCCCTCTTCAACCTGCTGCCCGTGCCCACGTTGGATGGGGGCACCATCGTGAGCACCCTGGCCACCCGCTTCTTCGGACAGAGGGGCTTCATCGGCGCGCAGCTGCTGGCCCTCGTGCTGTGCCTCGCCGTGATGGCCTTCGCCTTCGCGGTGGAGCCGCCCATCCCCCTGCTCGCCGTGCTCTTCGGAATGTACGGGCTGCACGCGCTGCGGCTGGTGCTGGCCGTGCTGCGAGGGGACCTGAAGGTGTCCTCGGGCGTGGTGCCCCCACCACTCCAGCTGGAGCTGCAACAGGCCCAGGCGGCCCTCGCCGGTGGCCGGCTGGACGAGGCGCGCCAGCACGGCCGCGCCATCCTCGACTCGGAGGCGTGCACCCCGGACCTCGCCTCGCGCGCCCACCACCTGCTCGGCTGGGCCGCCCTCAAGAATGGCCAGGGCCGCGCGGCGCTCGACCACTTCTCCCAGGTGCGGCGCCGGCCCGTGGAGACCCAGGCCCTCGCCGCCGCCTTCTCCCTGGTGGGTGATGAGCTCCGCGCGCTCGCCCTGTGGGAGATGGCCTGGCACGAGACGCACGACCGCACCGTGCTGCACGAGTACGCGGGCTCGCTCATCCGCTCGGAGCGGGGACAGAAGGCGCTGCGGCTGCCCGGGGTGGAGCCCGAGGCCGCCTTCCTGTGTGCCCAGCGTCCCCTCTTCCTGCGCGGGGCCTACTCGGAGGCGGCGGCGATCTGCGAGGCGGGCCTCGCCCACGCCGCCTCCTCGCGGCTGGCCTACGACGCCGCGTGCGCGCATGCCCGGGCGCGTCACCTGAATGACGCAATGCGCCTGCTGCGGCGCGCCACGGAGCTGGGCTTCCACGATGGGCCCTACGCGGCCTCCGACGAGGACCTCGCTCCGCTGCATGGCCACCCGGACTTCGAGCAGTGGGTGGGGGACCTCCAGAAATCTGCGTCGGCCTGA
- a CDS encoding RNA polymerase sigma factor, translated as MTRFCQGDARAFDALFQRYARPIHGYLARLTGNPAAAEDLSQQTFLSLVRGRGRFQEGARVKPWLYAIATNAARDWQRRKRPEDLTDEGELPTSVAVEAPGPRDTGLERAVQRALEQLPEGQRIPIVLHRFEGMGFAEIAESMGLTESAVKVRAHRGYARLRELLATLREETNE; from the coding sequence ATGACGCGCTTCTGTCAGGGTGATGCCCGGGCCTTCGATGCCCTCTTCCAGCGCTACGCGAGGCCGATCCACGGCTACCTGGCGCGGTTGACGGGCAACCCCGCCGCGGCGGAGGACCTGTCCCAGCAGACCTTCCTGTCGCTGGTGCGGGGCCGCGGACGCTTCCAGGAGGGCGCGCGGGTGAAGCCGTGGCTGTATGCCATCGCCACCAACGCGGCGCGCGACTGGCAGCGGCGCAAGCGCCCCGAGGACCTGACGGACGAGGGCGAGCTGCCCACCAGCGTGGCCGTGGAGGCGCCGGGCCCCCGGGACACGGGGCTCGAGCGCGCGGTGCAGCGGGCCCTGGAGCAGCTGCCCGAGGGCCAGCGCATCCCCATCGTCCTGCACCGCTTCGAGGGGATGGGCTTCGCGGAGATCGCCGAGTCCATGGGCCTCACCGAGTCGGCCGTGAAGGTGCGGGCCCACCGGGGCTACGCGCGGCTGCGCGAGCTGCTGGCCACCCTGCGGGAGGAGACGAACGAATGA
- a CDS encoding acyl-CoA desaturase yields MCLFVFYTGARPVDVAVCVGLYIFRMWGITAGYHRYFSHRAYKAGRGFQFFLALAGTLATQKGVLWWAAHHRHHHRYSDQEQDIHSPLQKGFWWSHAGWILCDKYNETRYDSIKDFARFPELVWLNRLFVVPPVLLAVALYFIGGFSMLVWGFFVSTTLLYHGTFTINSLSHVFGKRRYKTTDTSKNNWLLALITLGEGWHNNHHFHQNTANQGWFWWEVDLSYYSLKALSWVGLVSDLRLPSEQTKYSYLKYSAEDRAALNPPSRWFAPLAAQRKAAEEKMKAAEEKVREALANAADSLPSSAPAPQALLKRQ; encoded by the coding sequence ATGTGCCTCTTCGTGTTCTACACGGGGGCCAGACCGGTGGATGTCGCGGTGTGTGTGGGCCTCTACATCTTCCGCATGTGGGGCATCACCGCCGGCTACCACCGCTACTTCAGCCACCGCGCCTACAAGGCCGGCCGTGGCTTCCAGTTCTTCCTCGCGCTGGCGGGCACCCTGGCGACGCAGAAGGGTGTTCTCTGGTGGGCGGCCCACCACCGGCACCACCACCGGTACTCGGACCAGGAGCAGGACATCCACTCGCCCCTGCAGAAGGGCTTCTGGTGGAGCCACGCCGGGTGGATCCTCTGCGACAAGTACAACGAGACGCGCTACGACAGCATCAAGGACTTCGCGCGCTTCCCGGAGCTGGTGTGGCTCAACCGGCTCTTCGTGGTGCCGCCCGTCCTGCTCGCCGTGGCCCTCTACTTCATCGGCGGCTTCTCCATGCTGGTGTGGGGCTTCTTCGTGAGCACCACCCTGCTCTACCACGGCACCTTCACCATCAACTCGCTCAGCCACGTGTTCGGCAAGCGCCGCTACAAGACGACGGACACCAGCAAGAACAACTGGCTGCTGGCCCTCATCACCCTGGGCGAGGGGTGGCACAACAACCACCACTTCCACCAGAACACCGCCAACCAGGGCTGGTTCTGGTGGGAGGTGGACCTCAGCTACTACTCCCTCAAGGCGCTCTCCTGGGTGGGCCTGGTGAGTGACCTGCGGCTGCCCTCGGAGCAGACGAAGTACTCGTACCTCAAGTACTCGGCCGAGGACCGGGCGGCACTCAACCCGCCGAGCCGTTGGTTCGCCCCCCTGGCCGCCCAGCGCAAGGCCGCCGAGGAGAAGATGAAGGCCGCCGAGGAGAAGGTGCGCGAGGCCCTGGCCAACGCGGCCGACAGCCTGCCCTCCTCCGCGCCCGCGCCCCAGGCGCTGCTCAAGCGCCAGTAG